Sequence from the Sphingobacteriaceae bacterium GW460-11-11-14-LB5 genome:
GCTATCGATTTTAACAGTCCATCCTTTTGAAGGGATTTTAATCGGTCCGAAGTTATCCCTGTTCCAAACCCTGTTTGGATCGTTAGGGAAAACACCACCTGGAACAGCTCCGGCAGGATCAGGACTTAAGGTTACTGATTTTACAAAATCGAAAGTTTTAAGTTTCTCTGCAATTTCGGGTGAGGCATCTAAAATATAAGTATTGGCAGCCACCGCTGGCGCACCTCCTAAATTTAAATTAAACTCATCAAGCGCTGCGTAATTAAAGTCCATGGTTTTAAACTCGATGCGGTATGGCATCATCCCGGTGTTTTTTAAAGGCTCATTTTTGCCATTTACATTGGCAATACCGTTGCTCATCGAAATGACATCGCCCGGAATACCAATACATCTTTTAATAAAGTTTTCACGTTTATCAACCGGACGGTCTATGATCGTAAATGTGCTTCTCACCTGCTGCCTGCCCATGCTCCGTTCTAAAGCATAGTAACTTTCTGCCTGGTTTTCTACAGCAACGGTATCGCCTTCGGGAAAGTTAAATACCACGACATCGTTTCTTTTAATTTTAGATAAACCTGGTAAACGGTGATATTTCCATTGTACGCCATCCCAGTAAGCTTTGGTTGAAGTGGTTAGCGGCATGGTATGATGCGCAAAAGGAAAAGCTACAGGTGTCATCGGAATACGTGCACCATAATTAACCTTACTTACAAAAAGGAAATCGCCAATCAGCAAAGATCTTTCCATCGAACCAGATGGTATGGTGTAAGCCTCGATAAAAAATACGCGGATGATGGTTGCGGCTACTACTGCAAAAACAATTGCATCGACCCACTCGCGGGTTTTAGTTTTTTTCTTCTTTGGGGCATCTTTTTTTCGCTGCCAGAATTTATAATTCATATATCTTATTTTTGGTTTGCGATTTATTAATCGGTTACCTGTTATCTTTCGTTGATTCCACAGATTTATTTTTGACTGGGTAAATCTGTTAACTGTTTAAATTGATTATCTAAAAATTGCCAATTGTTAACTGAAAACTATCTTCTATTCAAAAATATCAGTAATACTGAAAAATCCCTTTTTATCTTTTAACCACTCTGCTGCTACTACAGCACCTAAAGCAAATCCCGCTCTGTTGTGGGCCGTATGTTTAATTTCTATTTCATCAACCTCGCTACTGTAAATTACAGTATGTGTGCCTGGAATATTTTCTATCCTATGCGATTCTATCAGCAATTGTTCTGCTTTCGGAAACAATTCAACATCAGTTCCTACCACTTCATTTAACCACTCCTGTTTTCTGTCCAGGTTATCTACAATCCCTTCTGCAAGGGTAATGGCTGTACCGCTTGGTGCATCCAGTTTTTGTGTATGGTGAATTTCCTCTACCTGAACCTCGTAGGCAGGATAGTTATTCATCAGCTTGGCCAGCGTTTGATTCAGCTTAAAGAATAAATTTACGCCAATACTAAAGTTAGACCCATAAAGTAAAGTATTGTTACTGTTGTTGCAATCGTCTTTTACTTCCTGAAGTTTGCCGTACCAACCAGTTGTACCCACTACTATCGGCACATTGGCATCAAAACAGGCATCAATATTTTTTAAAACCGAATCAGGTGTACTAAAATCGATGGCTACATCAGCTGATTTTAAATTTTGTCTGGTTAAATCTTCCTGATTATCGATCGTTATTTTTAAAACAATTTCGTGGCCACGTTCTACAGCAAATTTTTCGATAATCTGCCCCATTTTACCGTATCCTAAAAGCGCAAGTTTCATCTGTTTATAGTTTAGTTTTAATTGTGATGAAGCGATCAGATTTTTCGAATGCAGTTGTTTTAATGGTGTTCAAGCAGGCTTGAGCCATTTAATCATCCCATTGTGGTTTGAAAAATCATGATGGTTTTATCTGTTTATATTTATTTCAGTTTTTATTCTTGTTTTTTTGTGCTTAACCTGAACTGGCAAAACCTCATAATTTCAAATATAGTATCCTATATGGCGTATCATGATGTTTTTGGTAATTAAAATGTTAGTGATAGTTTTAACGCTGGTGTTGCATTGAAACCATACATCGAATTGGTATTAATCATCGATGGCATTACCTTAAAAGAAAGGTTATCATCAATATTGAAGAAATGCAAACGGGCTGCAACATAAGCATCTACGATATTGGCGAAATAAACTAAACCGTAAGAAAACAATACAATCTGTTTATTTCTTCTATAGGTATCTTTACGCTGGGTGATGCCTGAAGTAGAATAACGGCTACCAAAAGGGCCGTTAGGATCAGGTTGATCACTATGCGAATCGCGATACTGTAATTCGGTTAGGGCTAAATTATATTGTTTGCTACTTTCGATGTACGACATGGTCAGCACGGTTATTCCACCGTAAATACCTGCAATTTTAGCACTTGTATACAATTTCTGCCATATCTGACTTTTACCCGCCCTTGGACCATAGCCGTCGCTAAGCAATTGCATATTGTACAATTGGCCCCAGCCCGGTATAATCATCGATCTGAAAACCGCCTTTCTACCGGCAACCTTACCCGGATTAACATACTTGGCTTTCATTGAGTCCTTTCGGGTCATTGGTTTTTTAGCCGCAGTATCTAACGATTTAGATAATTTAATTTTCGAAGTATCAGCAGGTTTTAATACCGTATCCTTAACCTGCGCTGAGGCTAAGTTTACAAGAAAAAATGTAAATGCAGTAACCAGTATTAAAAGCTTAGTCTTTTGCATTACCAGTCTAATAACTCTAAAATTCGGTTTAAGTCGTCATCACTCATAAAAGGAATTTCTATTGCCCCTTTACCATTCTGACTTACTTTTAACTTTACACGGGTGGCAAATTTAGAAGCCAGATCGTCCTGTAATTTTTGATATTGAAAAGAAACGGCTTTTTCTTTCGATTTTTCGCCGGCTTTTAAAGGCACATGTTGTAAATTACGTACAAGCTCTTCTACCTTACGTACCGATAATCCTTTTTCTAAAATTTCCTGGTGGATAAACAGTTGCTTGTCAACACCATCCACATTAATTAAGGCCCTTGCGTGCCCCATACTAATTTTCTGATCGCGGATGGAAGCCTGAATAGCCGGCGGAAGTTTTAATAAACGCAGGTAATTGGTAACTGTTGTACGGTTTTTACCTACACGTTCGCCTAATTGTTCTTGTTTTAAACCTACCTCATCAATCATCCTTTGGAAACTCAATGCGACTTCAATCGCATTTAAATTTTCACGCTGAATATTTTCGATCAGGGCCATTTCCAGCATCTGCTGATCGTTGGCACTGCGGATGTAAGCAGGAATCTGTGTTAAGCCAGCAAGCTTGGAAGCCCTGAACCTACGCTCACCAGAAATAAGCTGGTATTTGTTTGCGGCCAGTTTTCTAACCGTAATGGGTTGTATTAAACCTTGTACCTTAATCGAGTCGGCAAGCTCGTTTAAAGCTACCTGGTCAAATTCGGTACGGGGTTGGTATGGATTGGTTTCAACTTCAGTTAAACTTACGTGACTGATATTGCCAATCTGCTCGGTTTCGCTAACAGCATTTACCTGCTGTTTCGGCGGATGAGCAGATTCGCTATCATCTAAAAGCGCACTTAACCCTCTTCCTAAACCTGTTTTTCGCTGAAAAGATGTCATCTATAATTTATAAAGTTGCTGTTCCTATGTTTTCTTCTTCCTTTAAAAGGCCGTTTTTCTTTACAATTTCGCGTGCAAGGTTCAGGTAATTAATGGCGCCTTTGCAATTCGCATCGTGCATAATTACCGAAACGCCATAACTAGGCGCTTCACTTAAACGTGTATTACGCTGAATAATGGTATCGAAAACCAGTTCGTGGAAATGCGTTTTCACCTCTTCTACCACCTGGTTTGATAAACGTAAACGCACATCGTACATGGTCAATAAAATACCTTCGATTTCCAGATCAGGGTTTAGACGGTTCTGAACAATTTTGATGGTATTTAATAACTTACCCAAACCTTCCAATGCAAAATACTCACACTGAACCGGGATAATCACCGAATCGGCTGCTGTTAAAGCATTGATGGTAATTAAACCTAGGGATGGAGAACAATCGATAATAATAAAATCATACTGATCTTTGATTTTCTCCAACACCGCTTTCATTTTGTACTCGCGGTTATTCAGGTTAATCATCTCGATTTCCGCACCAACCAGATCGATGTGGGCAGGCAATAAATCTAAATTTGGTGTATCCGTTTTTTGGATGGCCTGTAAAGGATCGATATCATTAATGATACACTCATAAATACTATCTTTAATATTCCGGGGATCGAAACCGATACCTGAAGTCGAATTTGCCTGAGGATCAGCATCAACCAGTAAAGTTTTGTATTCTAGTACGGCCAAACTCGCAGCCAGGTTTATAGATGAAGTTGTTTTACCAACACCACCTTTTTGATTTGCTAATGCAATAATTTTGCTCATCTATGTATCCGAAATTTACTTAACGTTTATTTGGGCTGTGTTATTTATGCGTTTTAATTGGCAAAAAGTTCTATTTTTGCGTTGTTTACGGCCTTTTTCACAATCAGCTAAGATACAAACTATATGGCAATTTTAGCAAGAAGCGTGTTTGGGTTTTACACATCTTATTAACAATT
This genomic interval carries:
- a CDS encoding 4-hydroxy-tetrahydrodipicolinate reductase → MKLALLGYGKMGQIIEKFAVERGHEIVLKITIDNQEDLTRQNLKSADVAIDFSTPDSVLKNIDACFDANVPIVVGTTGWYGKLQEVKDDCNNSNNTLLYGSNFSIGVNLFFKLNQTLAKLMNNYPAYEVQVEEIHHTQKLDAPSGTAITLAEGIVDNLDRKQEWLNEVVGTDVELFPKAEQLLIESHRIENIPGTHTVIYSSEVDEIEIKHTAHNRAGFALGAVVAAEWLKDKKGFFSITDIFE
- a CDS encoding S26 family signal peptidase; its protein translation is MNYKFWQRKKDAPKKKKTKTREWVDAIVFAVVAATIIRVFFIEAYTIPSGSMERSLLIGDFLFVSKVNYGARIPMTPVAFPFAHHTMPLTTSTKAYWDGVQWKYHRLPGLSKIKRNDVVVFNFPEGDTVAVENQAESYYALERSMGRQQVRSTFTIIDRPVDKRENFIKRCIGIPGDVISMSNGIANVNGKNEPLKNTGMMPYRIEFKTMDFNYAALDEFNLNLGGAPAVAANTYILDASPEIAEKLKTFDFVKSVTLSPDPAGAVPGGVFPNDPNRVWNRDNFGPIKIPSKGWTVKIDSNTMPLYYRAIRTYEGNKVEQKAGVWYINDKVATTYTFKMDYYWMMGDNRHNSADSRYWGFVPEDHIVGKALFVWMSWDSTASFLHKIRWSRLFMGIH
- a CDS encoding chromosome partitioning protein ParB, encoding MTSFQRKTGLGRGLSALLDDSESAHPPKQQVNAVSETEQIGNISHVSLTEVETNPYQPRTEFDQVALNELADSIKVQGLIQPITVRKLAANKYQLISGERRFRASKLAGLTQIPAYIRSANDQQMLEMALIENIQRENLNAIEVALSFQRMIDEVGLKQEQLGERVGKNRTTVTNYLRLLKLPPAIQASIRDQKISMGHARALINVDGVDKQLFIHQEILEKGLSVRKVEELVRNLQHVPLKAGEKSKEKAVSFQYQKLQDDLASKFATRVKLKVSQNGKGAIEIPFMSDDDLNRILELLDW
- a CDS encoding chromosome partitioning protein ParA → MSKIIALANQKGGVGKTTSSINLAASLAVLEYKTLLVDADPQANSTSGIGFDPRNIKDSIYECIINDIDPLQAIQKTDTPNLDLLPAHIDLVGAEIEMINLNNREYKMKAVLEKIKDQYDFIIIDCSPSLGLITINALTAADSVIIPVQCEYFALEGLGKLLNTIKIVQNRLNPDLEIEGILLTMYDVRLRLSNQVVEEVKTHFHELVFDTIIQRNTRLSEAPSYGVSVIMHDANCKGAINYLNLAREIVKKNGLLKEEENIGTATL